Within Anopheles nili chromosome 3, idAnoNiliSN_F5_01, whole genome shotgun sequence, the genomic segment CTGGAGAAAACCCTATCGGAAAGGTTCAAGGCACGCAGCTTGGCTAAATCTGTGTTGATTTTCCGCTAACCTTGAGTCATCAGGACTTTGTCTTTCTGCCAGAGTTGATGTGGATTAAGCAGCTCATGTGGAAGATATAAGTTACCCCGAGATTCCAACCCATCGAAGCGGTATGCTTTTGAGATCGCGTTTAGTATATGAAGTGATTTATTACATCCCAAAAAAATACGCAATAAGTTAACACTCATTCCCATTCAACGACAAAAAGGATTCCACAAATTCTACTTTTTCCGATCGTCTGACAAACGCCCaaaacgagcagcagcagcaacatcaaagAGCGATTCGGAAGAAATTGATCACGTTTTTTGGTGGGGAGATGGGAAGAGTGAAACGTTTTGTTAACAACTCTGCTCGAAATACGTCATCAATCgttcaaatattttcccgCCCACATGGAACAAGgccagcgagaaaaaaaaagctcatttctCGCAACCGGTGCTGCCTTCACGCGGCATACCCGGCCGGGAAAGAGAAGCCACCTATTTGCCCGGAGCCGTTATGCTCCGCAAACATATGCTGCCAAATATTTGCCTATCCGTCTAGCGGCATGGGTCGAAGAATCGAGGAGGTACGGAACAAAAGTCGCCTTCGCTGGAATTCGAAGCAGTTGTCCGATAACGACGCCTTTGATTGTGACTttgacgagagagagagagagagagctttcgCGCGTGTGGGCAGTCAAAGTCTCGGTGGCAGTGAACTTCAGCTAATGCTGCACGTGGAGGCGGTGATCAAGCGTAACTCGTGCTTTTCGCCTTGCCTTTGATGTTTGATAGGAAATACCGAGGGCGAATGGGTGAgcgaatgatgaaaaaaacacacacacacacacaatttggGCCTTGAGTTGATGAAATGTCGGTTGGCGAAGTCTTTTGAGTCATGTGGATCATCTGTGGTTATCGTTGGTGATGAAAAAGATAGACTTCTCATGAGATTGATACGCCAGGATACTGAAAATGAAACGTATGGAGTTAGCTTAACGCTTGCCATCGATTTGTTTCTCATGctaatgcttttttgtttgctgaaaaCCGCTCCAttgaaaggaaagaaaaaacgaaccgcTTTGAAGCTTATCGCAACAAGCTTCACGTGCTTCAAATTGAGCACCACGACGCTCCAGCTCCATTTGTAACTCGGTCGTCGTTCTTGTTCACGCTTGAGCGGTCATTTACAAAGCCAACCACCGGCTAGATGTCGGTCACTTGGCCAAAAACAACCGCACCAGACGCATCAATGCGCATGCGACAAAATTCCGGCCCGCTAGTCGAGCGGGCACCGATGCTGGGatggatgcattttcaaaCCGCCAAAAGCACCGTTCGGTGAATCTGAAGAAAGCACACCGCTTCGCGGGGCGCCACGACAAAAGGTGATAAATTATCGCACAACGCACTTCGCTCGTTAGGCACAAATGTCGGCTTCAGTGCGGCATGAGTTCGCATTAAGCGCAGACCATTGATCTGTGAAGCGAATGGCAACAGAATTCAATTCGCGCTGTGGTACGAAAATAGTCCAATCCATCGTCCGTCTGGCCGCGCCTGACCTGCTCATTACGCTGGTTGCCGATTAGTGTTAACATCGAAGCGTACGGCACGTTAATTGGCCATTCATTTTCGGGGGGCGGGCTGCATGGGGTTTTTCACGCCAAAAGGTGGCGCCATTTATTTCGCGACGCGCTTTTCACCTCTCCGTGACCGTGGCCATCCAGCGTGTGTGGAAAGGGCGTGCGTGAAGCAAACTCAATGTTGTtggcgacgaaaaaaaacgtcctcAAGGTCGTCCCGCGGGGTAGCCTAGTGATCGCAAGCGTACATGTTTGGggtcgccgtttttttttttttcctccttttgcTTCTTGTATGCGGATACGTGAATTcaatgaaaaatggcccaTAAAACGGTGATCCACACGGGTGATCGTGGTTCGTTAAAGCGAGCACGTGGTGGGGAAAAACTGCCACCAGAAAGAGACGGCAAACgacggcgcaaaaaaaaaccctgtcCCACTCTGGTGGGTGGACAATGAAGCGCACAAGCTGAACGGAAAAACTCATTGCTCCCCGATCGGGTGGTACAACCCACCTACACCCATactgtgggtgggttgtgtgtgtatgcgtgtggtgtgcatttttcttcctcctcgcGATCGGTCTCTTCCGGCGAGGACATAAATTAGTGAACTAATGTGCGCGCGGTCGTTTGGTCGCTTGTCAGCGTGCGCGAAAAATAGGTGAACCTGGCGaccattttccgagcgattGCTGTCCTCCCCAAATaagcgcgtgtatgtgtgtggatgttttttttttaccctctCTCGatcttactctctctctctctttatctttCCCACCCCACTCACTGGCAAACACAATTGCAAGCATATTTCGGCAACGCAAAAATCAAATGTTCCCCTGTGTGTTAAAGTGAGTTGCCGcagagcaaaaaggaaaaaaaaaaccacccccacgaTCAGGCCTTTAGTTGGaaggggcagaaaaaaaaaaagaaaaactaaaagaaaaaaaaggacacattgTAAAGTTGTCGCGCGCTCGAATGCAAACAGCACGGTGATTCAGCGAGCGAGCACTCGAAGAGCAGAGATCGAACGGGCCGACGATTTTTCCCCCGAGGGGACTCGAAGCAGTACAACATTTTCCCATTAGCAGCCGAGGCACGCCATCCAGCGCGATGGACCCACATAGGTGAAGAACGTGCTAACCGTGTCGCACGGGTGCATGTACTGGAGGGTGGatcaaccaccaccggcgttACTAACATGCACCGGTGTTCCCAAGCGAAGCACGCGCTTAAAGTGGGCAAAACTGGAGCGCCTTTGGCTTTGATGTTTCCCAGCCGCAGAAGCGGTAGAGTGTgcatgtgggtgtgtgtgtggggggtttttcgaGTGATCGAGATCGCattgattgttttaatttgtatcCTCTATCCCAACTCCTTCCCGCCTTTTCTAACAGCCTTCTAACGGTGGTTTTAACAGTGAAGCTAACGCACGCTGCACGCGCACGGAAAGTTTGTGAATGCGCTTAGAACTCGCGCGGGAAAACAAGTGTGaaagtgtgtatgtgtgtgtgtgttgaagaaaaaaaaagattaaacaTTGGGCAGGCATAACGCTAATTACATTCGTGTCCCCTGCACGGTActaaccaacaacaacacgtGTATCGATTTCACACCGCAATATCCTTCCACCTGCATTGCAACCGAACGCTCCCACACACAGATCGGCATTCAGCTTATAACGACACAcgcgcccacccacacatacactaACAACACCACAGGACGCTCCAAATGTCCAAATCGAAGGGCAAAAATGTCATGTTCAAGATACTCCGGCTCACCGAGCCGGAGGAAGAGCTGGACAGGCTCAACAAACCGCGCCCATCCGTCACAGTCCACTCCATCCGGCCTAACTATTCTATCATTTCTCTCAGCCAGGTGACGGAGGCATCGCTGGAGGTATGGCGCGCGCTTCCGGCCGCCATCCGCCAGGATCCGAGCCTGGCCTCCTTCCGGCAGGAGCACGAGCGATTACATGGTGAGTACACATTGGGTATATGAATATGTCAATAATACGCGGGATAAATAAGTATGCCAGGATATGACGGTGACGGTGAGTGTGCTCATGGATTGCTTCGATTTGAAAGATCCGTTCGCGTGCTGTGATCTGCTTTCCATAGCAACAGCACGTAATGGGGCTTATACTCTGGGTTggtagaagcaaaaacacacaaaaaaaaacctccccccgaAAGGACATCACAccacccggggggggggggggggggggttgcatATGCGACTCGCACTCATCCGTCCGTGACTGTGACCTAGAGGAGTGAGTGTTGCGtttacgtgcgtgtgtgtgtttattgaaataaaaataaaaatccctaCCCCTGGTGGTCGCGTTGTCCTGCGGTGGCATTGTCGGGCTGGGTGCTGTTGCGAGctcgaatttgtttttttcagtGCTTTTGCgctaaaattaaaacacgaaTGCACGCCGTTGTGGACGCGGAGGTTTGCAACCGGCAgacacagttttattgtttctccaATAATTCACCGCGCGCGAGTGGGACGGATTACCTGACCCCGTCCaaattgtttatattttatcaccGAGAAATGTGGGAaaatgggttttgttttcctttttgttgtcGATTCTCGGTAACAAtaaggtgccattttttttttttgctgctcgctttATGCGATATTGTTTAATGCGTCGCTTGCGATGCAAGGAAAATGAGTTCtaaggtttaaaaaaaaatattacaaccAAATCATCCTCGAAATATGCGCAAATTaatcccaccaccatcatGCGATGGAATCAATCGTCTCAATAAAATGATGCGCATGAGAGTGCGATAATTTATTCGCTCCATCACACATCGTCCCCAAAACGCGAGTCCTTGTTTAGCATGCAGATTACGCGCGCGAGATTATAACCGGTCGGTAGGCAACACGAAAACAACCGCCATATTCCGGCGGATGGGTACGTTGGtcacgtttgtttttcacccaacTGATTAGTGTCAATGCTAGCACCTCGTGTTGAATACCGAAACATTGTACATGCGATACAATTGATAAATGTCCTACCGCTCCTTGACACGGTTCCTGCTTTTTGCCACCGCTGCCAAAAGGGAGCGCGAAATTGAGCATCAAACGATGAAAtgctcaagaaaaaaaaagcacccgtTGGGTTTCCTTGCGATGATGGACCCATCAAGTCAGTCCATCTAAATTGAGCACGACCGTAAATCACCGCGGCGAACCGGGACGGCCAATTTTGGCACAATTTCCATTTCGCCAATAGGTAGGCGCGGGAATTAATTAGCATAAAACACTGCAATCACAGCAGGAACGAGCCCTTAGTGCCGTCGTAGCTTCTCAGGAGGTGTGCACAATTGTGGCTCTGCCGCTATCATAAATCAAAGCGTTGCCTAGCGGCGGATGTGATAATCTGCGGTACTTCTTACCGGGCGGTGCAGCACACCATTGGGGCCCTTATTTGTGCGAACATCGGCGAAGGTTGCCATCGCAAGGATCCACACTTCATCCGGCCCGGGGTGGATTTATGGGCGAAAAATGCAAAGTTGTGAATTGGATGGTTGAGGCGTGATGATAGGCGCGTGATTACCACTGATGGGTGGAAATGGGCGACAAGATGTCAGATATCGGTGATGATACGTCTGGTCGAGCGAGTGAGCTGGAAggagatttgtttgtttctcacttttaaaaattgaccccaattttcattcaattttgaGGCTTATTCAAAGGAGGAAATCCACCGGAAATTGAGGTACacattttcgttgttttgctgAGCCGTTTTATCTGCCTATTTATCATCTTCTTGTGCATGAGCTTGTGCACTTGACCCAAAATCGCTCATCGGCGCATGTGCAGCTCGTTATACTCCAACCTCCCATTTCGTGCACACGCTCACATTGCACAATCGCATCGCAATGGTATCAGCTGTTCAGAACCCGGAATTGTGTAACGCATCCGCTCGGTTTCAACCGCAACCGCGTGTCCATGAAATTCACGAGCAAAAACTCCGCAACCGGTTGGCCTTTGGGGATGCACTTTTGTGACAGTGACCCGCTTGCCGGTCGGTCAGCACAATGCGGCAGAACAATCGAAcagaaaatggagaaaataaacgagagagagaaagagagagagagagtgaaaaaatacaacccATCCCATTCCCGGCACCGCCACGCCACCGGGCGTcgattgttttcaattattctATGTAAATTTTCAAGCATGAAACATTTCCGCTCATTATCGCATTTACCAGGTTGGTGGCCGGTGACGGGTTGTAGATGGCGATGGAGaaccgagctgctgctgacggtTTGGATGATGCCGTTGATTTTGTTGATTGGTGACGAACGCGACCGCTGACAGTTCGGTCGGTTTGTAGCGCACATCGAAGCTGCTTAtttttgaccctttttttttaagcatGATGAACTGAGTTTTCGCAACGCTATTCCACTGATCTGACGATCTAGAGCTGGTTGTTGTCTTTGGCCATGTGGACGACTGTTGATTTTCCAACATTCGAAATGCATTCAACAATTATAAACCTTGTCCGGATGATCCGGAAAGACAACCGATAAGATACGTACGTGTTATGCAATCCTCCACCTACTGAACGGGTGCTTTGTGAATGAACGTACTGTTCACCTTGCACCTCTGGTGGAGACCCGCCACGAGTGGATGATAAGATGGATGCCCCGTGCAACACGGCCGCCTGTTTCCacaaatggagacgcatggttcCCGGTACGCGAGTGATTCACTCACCAAGGTTATCAGACGAGTGCACGATCGATTggatgggagtttttttttgcactgccAAACTGTCCATCAACTCGATGAATCAATGCAACAGTGTGTATTGAGACGACaatccatgtttttttttgtttatgaaaCGAACAACCACCTACAAGAGAACGTTTTATCTAATCGGCACACAAACGGTTCTCTTCTGATGAccctttttcgttcttttcccgTCTACGGCTGATAGTGAGCAAGTAGATCACCTGTTCCGGcgtgttttctttattttacaataaaaaaaccgaCTGACTACCGATAGCATCTAGCATTCATTCCGCTGTTGTTCGCACGATAACGTCTCAGCTTTAATGGAATCGAATGTCACCATACTCTACCCGGTGCAGGCTTCGTCTGATGCGATGAACCACGAATTAACCTTTTCCACGAAACGTTACGCACACGTGGGTGTTAATTAATGGCAGGTCTTCTCCGCGTCAGAAATGCCATAAAATAAGCGTAAGTTCAGGGATGGCTGAGTCTCTGCCGCCTCGAAGGCACTGGCAATTGGCCTGATTGCTTCCAAACGACCATTAGGGCACTAGGGCAGACGCTGGCAAAGACGATATCGTCCCCAAACGGAGATGATCGTCAGCGAGCGCTTAAAGGTTAATTTCAGTAATCCGCGGACCAAGCGGATGATATTGAAAAGTAAACAGGGCATGAATTAGCATCAGGCACGTGTTCCGAACATCGCCCACGGGcaggaaaattgcttcatttacTCGTCGGCGCGATCGCTTGAACGAACGATGAAAGACATTTAAACTaactcgcactctctctctctctcacacacacggatAGGTCCAGACGAAGACCCGCTCCCGAACGAGGACGTTTCGgcggacgatggcgacgataGCAACAGCAAGGAGTTCATCACGATCAAGGTCACCAATCCGGACGCGACCTTGGAAGATGGCAAGGCGACGTCGGAAGCGGTGGCGGTGATGGAACAGAGCGAAAAGAATGGCCAGAACGTGACGACAGACGGTGAAGGGGATAATGGGCACGAGACGACGATGGGTAGCCATCATGAGCATGGAAAGCTGTTCAGCTACGTGAAGGTTGGCACCCTGTTCGTGGTGTGGCTCATTTTCACCGGCTTCCTGATGTCGAAGCACGAGAAAGAGCTTACACCGCGACAGCTATCCGTTCCGGAGGGATCCTACAGAAGTAAGTGTCCTAGTCGACCTTTTCCGTATTCGACCTGCTGCATTGACTGATCATCGCTCTATTCCATCTAATTATAGCGTACGTACTACCGGAAACTACACCTGGTTCCCGGATCGGGATCTACCTGAAGGGTGCCTTTCTCAGCGATCAGCAGCACAACAACACGGTCACGTACGTGTCCGTCAACCTGCAGCTGCTCTACCTGCACAGCAATAGTTCCAATTTCAGCCTTCACTCGGACCACGACGTGAAGTACACTGAGGTATGTCCAGCGGCAAGAAGGAACACCTTCGAGTATCCTTCGAGTATCATTGCCCTAGACTAACAACCGTTACGTTTTTCTCCATCACAGAACATTGGGAAAGTGTGGCAACTACCGATACCGAGCTCACTCGAGACGATCGATCAGATGGATGAGTCAAGCCGCAAGCACGTGTTCGACATCGGTCCAGTGAATCACCAGAAGGTGGTGAACGGGAAAGCGGTCGTACGGGTGCGCATGTCCTCCAACCTGGACGCGGACTTCCCGACTAAGTTCACGTTCGATCCGACCCCGATGGACACGGAGACGGGCGTAATCTACGCCGCGGTCGTGCTGCTCGGTCTGTACGTGCTGATCATCTGGGAGATCGTACACCGGACGTTTGCGGCCATCATTGCATCGACTTTGGCCATCGGTGTACTTGCTGCGATGAATGAACGACCCAGCATGCCCAAGCTCATCTCATGGATCGATGTTGAgacgctgttgctgttgtttggaATGATGATCCTGGTGGCGATCTTGTCCGAGACGGGTATCTTCGATTTCCTCGCCGTGTACGCGTATCAGGTGACGAATGGTAAGGTGTGGCCGTTGATCAACTGCTTGTGTATCTTCACGGCGATACTGTCGTCTTTCCTGGACAACGTTACGACGGTGCTGCTCATGACACCGGTAACGATACGACTTTGCGAGGTGATGGAACTcaacccggtgccggtgttgatGTCGATGGTTATCTACTCGAACGTCGGTGGCACTCTAACACCGGTTGGTGATCCTCCGAACGTGATCATCGCTTCGAACGGACATATCGCGAAAAACGTAAGCAATCGTTCGAACCTGCAGAAGAGCTGGTTCCAGTTCTGAACCGACTTCTCTCTTTCACATCCAACCGCAGGGAGTCAACTTTGCCACCTTCACGCTGCACATGGCCATCCCGATCTTCTTCGTCATGATCACGACCTACTTCCAGCTGCGCATGAAGTTCAAGAACATCAACGATCTGCGTTTCAGCGAGCCGCAGGATGTGCAGGAGATCCGACACGAGATCGCGGTATGGCAGCGTGCGGCCGCATCCCTGTCGTCGTACTCGAAGGACGAAGATTTGGTGCGCGAAACGTTACTCAAGAAGGTCAATCGGTTGTCGCGTtcgctgaagaagaagctcgtCACTGGATCTGTGCCGGTTGAGAGCTATAAGGCTACGTTGGAGGAAATGCGTCGCAAGGTAACGGAGAGGTGATCCTGTGAGGATGATAGCCAGCACTAACGAGAGTATGTTTCCATGTCCTTACAGTACCCAATTCGCAGCAAGTCACTGCTGGTGAAGTCGGCCTTCACGCTGGCGTTCGTGATCACGTTCTTCTTCCTGCATTCGGCCCCAGACATTCAAAAGCTCTCGCTTGGCTGGACGGCCCTTCTCGGTGCTCTACTTCTGCTGATCCTCGCTGATCGGTAAGAAAGATCACTCTAACATTCCGGTTCCTTGTGGATCAAACATCTCTTGATTCTCGTCACCAACAGGGAGGACATTGAGTCGGTCATTGCACGCGTCGAATGGTCCACGCTGTTGTTCTTCGCCGCTCTGTTCATCCTGATGGAAGCCCTGGCCGAGCTCGGGCTGATCGATTGGATTGGCAAGCAGACGGAGAACGTCATCCTGTCCGTGTCGGAAGAATCTCGTCTAGCGGTCGCCATTCTCATCATTCTATGGGTGCGTGTTGGAGAGTGTCCTTCCTATGAATCCTTCCTAAACAGCGATaaaccctctctctctcggtacAGGTATCCGCGTTCGCATCCGCCTTCGTTGACAATATCCCACTCACCACAATGATGGTGAAGATTGCCATCGGTCTTGCCGAGAATGAGACGCTCGATCTACCGCTTCAACCGCTCGTTTGGGCACTAGCGTTAGGAGCTTGTTTAGGAGGTTAGTACCTACGCGATCGCCCACGATCACACACGTTTTCTAACAACCTTGTGTTTGGTTATCGCCACCCCACAGGAAACGGCACACTGATCGGAGCCTCCGCCAACGTAGTATGTGCCGGTGTTGCCGAGCAGCACGGTTATAGGTTTACCTTTATAGAATACTTCAAGTAAGTAATGCTCCCGTGCATGTAGCGTTCGCTTTGCATTAACTAATCGTGCTTCGTTCTTCCTCTTCAGGGTCGGTTTCCCAGTGATGGTCGGTAGCGTGATCGTCTCCACTGTCTACCTTATGTTCGCACACGTCGTCTTCACCTGGCATTAAACCACGCCACGTCGCGGCTCGTAGCGATCCAACCCATCCCGAAACACCCAAACTCCCATGttacttccgcttccggtcaCCGTTCGACGGTAGCGGCCACACTGAAGCGTGTTGCCATTATTAGCGTGTCCTGCAATTACCCTCTCGTACGGTTGCGATCGCTGGGTGATCGCCCAGTGGTACAGAAGCACCGAAACCGGGGTTTGATCGGATCGGTCCGAGATGTTTATGTGATAGTTTCCGGGCAGACAGGCATTTGTTTCCACTCGCCCAATACCAGGACACCAGACACCAACCCCAACCTGAACCCGAAACCGACCACAATCCTCCCGCTGCATCCATGCCgaagacgatgacgacgcAGACTTGTAGCAGACGCGCTAGGAGAGACACATCCAAAGCACAAGTAACGGATTGTAGCGCATATTGCAAAAACTAGGCATGCATTTTAGTCTATacaaatatacatatacatacatatttaTCCGTTTCCCGTTTGCGGAGCGCAAGTCAATTTGAGTAATTTGCTAGCTACAAGTGcatacaacagcaacaacataaaaaaaaacaagcgagagTCGAGGGAGCCGAACGAAATGATAGAACTGACCCCAAATGGGGCTGTGGTACGCGGACACCGGCGGGGCAAGGTTGATTCCGCAAACAATTGGGACGGGCCGGAAGGACGTGGCAGAGCCAGGGACACTTTCGATGTAGCATACGTTATGTAATCAAAAACACACCAGGGTATTTTAAAAAAACCCAGGTTTCATGATGATGTTACGCTGTTCGCTGAGAATTCATCACACCACACGTGAATCCCACCCAAAATGGGGATGGTGGAGTCGTTCAAGAGGTTCACAcgtttctgtttcattttcctatcactctttttctctctctctctcacactcacacTACTCTCTCACTATCGCTCTTCTCTTCACGCCCCGGGGAAGGCTTGCGCGTCCCGGGCGCGTATCTATACATGTTTCTAGTATTCAAGCTGTTTTTAACGCGAACTAGGATTGTTACGTTTACTCAAGGTAATAAATTATGTTCTTATGCAACCCTGCGGGGCATTTGCCGGTGCCCAAATGCGAGATGCACCGCAGGCCAAAGCGACGCGTGTGGATAAGTtatttgaaaagaaacaagCGAACCCTGCGGGGAAGAGTTCCCGCAGCTCCCGAATGCGAATAAGAGTAAAGTTAaatgagtaaaataaaacacacacacacacattccagGGTGACGCTCAGTGTACCAAGCGAATACATGGGTAGCAATCATGAGTTGCGAGGTAGAGAAGAAAACGTTcaaaatgaaacaagaaaaaaaaaactaacaaaaaaaatgataaacacAATTAGAAAACAAGAACTATGCGTGTAAGACTATAGGTTATAGAAGCCAACCTCTCCTTTGAagacgataaaacaaacaacaaataaacagAGTGAGCTTTAGTACAGAATGGAAATGTAAATGCTTGTGTAAAATCGGATGCAGCGAGAGAAAGCTTCGTCCAGCCGCGTTTGCAGGAGGAGGACGAATGAGCATGAAATTGGAAGGATTCCATGAAACGCCTGCAGTTTCTGCTGGAACAGTGTGTAGATATACGGAACTGCCCCGAGGTCACGAGAATCGTACgaatgggggtgaaaaaaaccacccatcaGAAACTGCGTCGCGTACATGAACATTTACCTACACAAAAGTTCCGACGCTGTACGTGAAAGGTTTCCTagcgttttgtaaaataaaatcaacaaatctTATGAATTTGGAAAGGTAGAAATACATCGTAGtgagtaaagaagaagaagacgaaaaaacaacTACTGTGCCGGTTTTGCTAAACACACCTTTCTTGGATGAATGCTCTCATCGGCCATCCTCCAACGTCGCTCGAATGGAAAGTAATCCAAAATATGAATATGAAACAATCGTTGTGAGAACGGTAGTAAGGGTCAAGAGTCTAGGTAAGTAAATGAGATAGCGGTtcttaggaaaaaaaacaaacaaggaataggaaaaacaaatcgccGAGGATGTATGAACGGTCGCGAAAAGCACAGTTTTACCGTTAAGTTTACTGTATACAttgtgaatggaaaacaaccTGCAAATTGGTGATGAATGAAGCATCCTCAAGGCACGAAATAGTACGTCCAACGAAGGAAAGGATCCGCGGCTGGTCTAAGAcaaacgaacggtggaaatgagTTGCGTGTTTCAAATGCGCGCGAGCGAAAAGGTAtcgttccgttcggttcgggaGCACTGTTTTCGAATTTGTTATTGTATTGTAGTGTGTTGTAGAGCGCGGCGGACTGAGACAAGCACAGCCTCACCGATGGGTTAACTAATGTAGGATAAATGGAGAAAATGAACGCACTGTGTGCTGAGGCCGGTGGTGAATCGAAGGTatatgagaaaaacaaaacccaataTGTACTagacaaataaaaccattaaaaCCCAACATCTTTGAGTTGAGTTTGCTTTTGCAAGGATAATGATTCGTGCTGTGCGATTCGAAATTTCACAAGGTAATACTTCTACTCACT encodes:
- the LOC128726803 gene encoding P protein-like; protein product: MPKNLRPPTSTGAYGRIGLVPESDDSLHSQEVEPQVTEASLEVWRALPAAIRQDPSLASFRQEHERLHGPDEDPLPNEDVSADDGDDSNSKEFITIKVTNPDATLEDGKATSEAVAVMEQSEKNGQNVTTDGEGDNGHETTMGSHHEHGKLFSYVKVGTLFVVWLIFTGFLMSKHEKELTPRQLSVPEGSYRTYVLPETTPGSRIGIYLKGAFLSDQQHNNTVTYVSVNLQLLYLHSNSSNFSLHSDHDVKYTENIGKVWQLPIPSSLETIDQMDESSRKHVFDIGPVNHQKVVNGKAVVRVRMSSNLDADFPTKFTFDPTPMDTETGVIYAAVVLLGLYVLIIWEIVHRTFAAIIASTLAIGVLAAMNERPSMPKLISWIDVETLLLLFGMMILVAILSETGIFDFLAVYAYQVTNGKVWPLINCLCIFTAILSSFLDNVTTVLLMTPVTIRLCEVMELNPVPVLMSMVIYSNVGGTLTPVGDPPNVIIASNGHIAKNGVNFATFTLHMAIPIFFVMITTYFQLRMKFKNINDLRFSEPQDVQEIRHEIAVWQRAAASLSSYSKDEDLVRETLLKKVNRLSRSLKKKLVTGSVPVESYKATLEEMRRKYPIRSKSLLVKSAFTLAFVITFFFLHSAPDIQKLSLGWTALLGALLLLILADREDIESVIARVEWSTLLFFAALFILMEALAELGLIDWIGKQTENVILSVSEESRLAVAILIILWVSAFASAFVDNIPLTTMMVKIAIGLAENETLDLPLQPLVWALALGACLGGNGTLIGASANVVCAGVAEQHGYRFTFIEYFKVGFPVMVGSVIVSTVYLMFAHVVFTWH